In Hippoglossus stenolepis isolate QCI-W04-F060 chromosome 20, HSTE1.2, whole genome shotgun sequence, the following are encoded in one genomic region:
- the LOC118099215 gene encoding uncharacterized protein LOC118099215 isoform X1, with product MEVNHMSCDSDQKVMGALLKEIQLKYKKAADVLTQAGFETDIDIRSLTREDLHELFPGVEDLRLRKTVFNMIHKPRSANVLLKELRELQNNSSVQTDPGLIMDHIQFIHSQVAILQELLVTNIDLPKNINTSQRDSKADKGSLSETRGGHPQGAQGDSITETSAKDSQEATVKYKMVVGGQTFGAHKQLMAQVNQGTHGGIQFLENSEDSQIIIVFCPITSRAESDVKAAMNGVPGDKPIILVKMHHVCEPKASLCLDTSIDDRNNVLQVNVFYHENMGGLLSCQLNTMAVSKVQKELLNHSNHRRKDWSGFVKPSFLDF from the exons atgGAAGTCAATCATATGTCGTGTGACTCGGATCAAAAAg TCATGGGAGCTTTACTGAAGGAAATACAGCTCAAGTACAAAAAGGCAGCCGACGTCCTCACAC AAGCAGGTTTTGAAACCGACATTGACATCCGGTCACTGACTCGAGAGGACCTGCACGAGCTGTTTCCCGGAGTCGAGGATCTCAGACTGCGAAAGACCGTGTTTAATATGATTCACAAACCG aggtCAGCAAATGTGCTGCTAAAAGAACTGAGAGAGCTGCAAAATAATAGCT CTGTCCAAACTGACCCTGGGCTCATAATGGACCACATCCAATTCATACATTCACAAGTGGCAATTTTGCAGGAGCTCCTTGTTACTAATATTGACCTACCGAAGAACATCAACACAAGTCAGCGGGACTCAAAAGCTGACAAAG GTTCTTTGTCAGAAACAAGAGGTGGCCATCCACAAGGAGCACAAG GAGACTCAATCACCGAGACGTCAGCAAAGGACTCTCAGGAAG CCACAGTGAAGTACAAGATGGTTGTCGGAGGTCAAACCTTTGGCGCCCATAAACAGCTGATGGCTCAAGTGAATCAAGGCACTCACGGCGGCATTCAGTTTTTGGAAAACTCGGAGGACAGCCAGATTATTATTGTCTTCTGTCCAATCACTTCACGCGCTGAGTCAGACGTGAAGGCAGCCATGAATGGTGTCCCAG gTGACAAACCCATCATTCTGGTGAAAATGCACCATGTATGTGAGCCCAAGGCCTCACTGTGTTTAGATACATCGATTGATGACAGGAATAATGTGTTGCAGGTCAATGTTTTCTACCATGAGAACATGGGTGGGTTACTGAGCTGCCAACTAAATACAATGGCTGTCTCTAAGGTCCAAAAAGAATTACTGAACCACAGTAATCATAGACGTAAAGACTGGTCAGGGTTTGTCAAACCCTCGTTCCTGGACTTTTAA
- the LOC118099215 gene encoding uncharacterized protein LOC118099215 isoform X2, whose translation MEVNHMSCDSDQKVMGALLKEIQLKYKKAADVLTQAGFETDIDIRSLTREDLHELFPGVEDLRLRKTVFNMIHKPRSANVLLKELRELQNNSSVQTDPGLIMDHIQFIHSQVAILQELLVTNIDLPKNINTSQRDSKADKGDSITETSAKDSQEATVKYKMVVGGQTFGAHKQLMAQVNQGTHGGIQFLENSEDSQIIIVFCPITSRAESDVKAAMNGVPGDKPIILVKMHHVCEPKASLCLDTSIDDRNNVLQVNVFYHENMGGLLSCQLNTMAVSKVQKELLNHSNHRRKDWSGFVKPSFLDF comes from the exons atgGAAGTCAATCATATGTCGTGTGACTCGGATCAAAAAg TCATGGGAGCTTTACTGAAGGAAATACAGCTCAAGTACAAAAAGGCAGCCGACGTCCTCACAC AAGCAGGTTTTGAAACCGACATTGACATCCGGTCACTGACTCGAGAGGACCTGCACGAGCTGTTTCCCGGAGTCGAGGATCTCAGACTGCGAAAGACCGTGTTTAATATGATTCACAAACCG aggtCAGCAAATGTGCTGCTAAAAGAACTGAGAGAGCTGCAAAATAATAGCT CTGTCCAAACTGACCCTGGGCTCATAATGGACCACATCCAATTCATACATTCACAAGTGGCAATTTTGCAGGAGCTCCTTGTTACTAATATTGACCTACCGAAGAACATCAACACAAGTCAGCGGGACTCAAAAGCTGACAAAG GAGACTCAATCACCGAGACGTCAGCAAAGGACTCTCAGGAAG CCACAGTGAAGTACAAGATGGTTGTCGGAGGTCAAACCTTTGGCGCCCATAAACAGCTGATGGCTCAAGTGAATCAAGGCACTCACGGCGGCATTCAGTTTTTGGAAAACTCGGAGGACAGCCAGATTATTATTGTCTTCTGTCCAATCACTTCACGCGCTGAGTCAGACGTGAAGGCAGCCATGAATGGTGTCCCAG gTGACAAACCCATCATTCTGGTGAAAATGCACCATGTATGTGAGCCCAAGGCCTCACTGTGTTTAGATACATCGATTGATGACAGGAATAATGTGTTGCAGGTCAATGTTTTCTACCATGAGAACATGGGTGGGTTACTGAGCTGCCAACTAAATACAATGGCTGTCTCTAAGGTCCAAAAAGAATTACTGAACCACAGTAATCATAGACGTAAAGACTGGTCAGGGTTTGTCAAACCCTCGTTCCTGGACTTTTAA